The DNA region TTCTCCCCGAGGAGGGGCCGCAACGCCCGCGTCGCTTCGAAGCAGGGTTGCCGGCTCCCGCCGTCCTGTGGGAACGGCACGGCAAATGGGTCAAGGCGGCGGGCCCGATTCTCCTGGCCCTTGTCGTTCTTTTCCTCGTGTACCAGCGATGGATCGCCTACCGCGTGACGGTGGTGGAAAATCCCTCGCTTCCGGTTCAGGTGGAGGAGGAAAGGAAAGGGGACGTCGTGATCCTCCGGGGAACGGTGACGAACCGGGGGGACGACATCCCCGACCTCTCCCTCCGCTCGGTCGGGATCATCGCGGAGTTCGCCTACCGGGATGGGCGCACGGAACAGAAGACGGTCTTCCCGAAGGCGGAGTTCCGCGGCGAGGGGGCGCTTCTTCGCGGGGAGACGGGGACGTTCGAGGTGGAGGGGACCGCGAGGAAGCTTGTGGAAGTCGTTCTGCGGAGCGAGATCGTGGACCTGGGGATGGGGCGGAAGCTCATCCCCTCCCGCAGGAGGTGAGCCACTGCCGCGTGCGGAGGCAGGCCGGGGAGGAGCGGGCACGAACCCGGCGGGCCAGAGCGGTCACGTCGTCCACGGTGTCGATGTCGAACCCGGGGGGGAGGAGGGCGTAGGGGATCCCCGCGGTCCGGCATCGCAGGGAGACTTCGGACAGGACCGAGGCCGTCCCCCAATCCACCCCCCGGAACAGGGACGGAGCGTTCGACGAGAGCGCGATGAGGTAGAAGCCGCCGTCGTCGCTGGGGCCGAACACGGCGCCGGCGGAGGAAGAAAGCTCCCGGAACGCGGCGCGCACGAGCGATGCGGAAAGAACCGGGCAGTCCGCCCCGACGAGCACGGCCCTGGCGAACCCCCGTTCGAAGGCGGTTCGGA from Candidatus Deferrimicrobiaceae bacterium includes:
- a CDS encoding TIGR04282 family arsenosugar biosynthesis glycosyltransferase; protein product: MKRTDALILLAKAPIPGQVKTRLCPPLTGKEAAVLYACLLEDTAAEMARLRRVHRYLFFSPPGSEGFFRRDPFSVFEPLPQSGGNLGERMANAFRTAFERGFARAVLVGADCPVLSASLVRAAFRELSSSAGAVFGPSDDGGFYLIALSSNAPSLFRGVDWGTASVLSEVSLRCRTAGIPYALLPPGFDIDTVDDVTALARRVRARSSPACLRTRQWLTSCGRG